One Mycolicibacterium fallax genomic window, GCTGCTCTACTACCTGCTGCGCCACCTCGCCCACAACGGCAGGCGCAAGCGGCTGCACCGCTACTCCGAACGCCGCCGGCTGGCCCTGGAACTGCGGATCAGCCTGATCCTGCTGTTCGCGCTGGCCGCTCTGGCGGTCAGCACGCACGTCTCGGTCATGCTGGCCGGGTTTGCCCTCGGGCTGGTGCTCTCCGCGGTGGGCCAACCGCGCCGGCTGGGCCGCCAGCTGTTCGGCATCACCGAGGGCTTCTTCGGCCCGCTGTTCTTCGTCTGGCTGGGCGCCTCGCTGCAGGTCCGCGAGCTGGGCGCGGATCCGCGGCTGATCCTGCTCGGGCTGGCGCTGGGCGGCGCCGCGGTGCTGGCGCACCTGGTCGGGGCGCTGACCCGGCAGCCGGCGGCGCTGGCGGTGCTGTCCTCGGCGCAGCTCGGCGTGCCGGTGGCCGCGGCCGCGCTGGGCACCGAGACCGGACTGCTGGCTCCCGGCGAGCCGTCGGCGTTGATCCTCGGCGCGCTGGTGACGGTGGTCGCCACCGCCGTCGCGGCCGCTGCCCTGGAGCGGGCCCGGCCGGCCGATCAGTCCGGCGGGGTGAACCCGCCCGGGTCGGGCTGAGCCGGACGGGCGGACGCCGGCCGCTGCCACTGCGGCGCCGGAGCCGGCGGCATGGGCGCCGGCATCGGAGCGGGGGGCATCGGCGCCGGCATCGGGGCCGGAGGCCAGGCCTGGCCGGGGTGGCCGGCCGTCGGGACCGGGCCGACGGGCGTGACGCGCAGCCGGGCGAGTTCGCGACGGTGCCGCTCGGCCAGCACCGCGGCCAGCAGATACTGCGGCGGGGTCCCCGGCGGAGGCGGCGGCGAGATCCGGGCGGCCACCTCGGCGGCGATCCGGTTCGCCATGTCCTCGCGCACCCACGGCTGCAGGCTCGGCGCCCGGGACAGGAACTGCCGGGCCATCTCGGCCTGCTCGGGCCCCAGCCCGGACAACTGCAGCGATGAGGCCCAGCCGGCCAGCTGCGGCGGCATCGGCGGCGGCGGGGACAGCTTCGGGCCGCGTTCGCTGATCACCATGGTGCCGGCGAAGATGTCGCCGAGCCGCTTGCCCTTGGCCGACAGCAGGCTGGTGATCACCGCCGGGCTGCCGGTCAGCGACCAGATCTCCACGATCGAGGCCAGCCCGCGAAACAGTGCCTGGCGGAACCGTTCCGGGCTGCCGTCGTCAGACACCACCCGCAGGCCCATCGCCAGCTTGCCCAGGCTGCGGCCCCGGGTCGCGGTCTCGAAGATCACCGGATAGCCGACGATCACCAGCGCGGTGAAGATGATCAGCACCGCGGCGCTGAACGCCGGATCCAGCCGCGACAGCGTCAGCGCCCACAGCAGGGTGCCGAGTATCAGACCCAGCCCCATCACCACGATGTCGATCAACGCGCTGACCGCGCGCACCGGCAGCTGGGCGATCTGCACGTCGAGCACCACGGCGTCGCCGGTGACGATGGAACCGGTGGGCGGCGCGGACATAGCGCGAACGGTACTAAACGACGGCGCCGCCCGCGATTAGGGTGGACGCGTGGATGTCGACGCTTTCGTGCTCGCCCACCGCGACACCTGGGACCGGCTGGAGGATCTGATCCGGCGCCGGCGCCGGCTGACGGGGGCGGAGGCCGACGAACTCGTCGACCTCTACCAGCGGGTCTCCACCCACCTGTCGATGGTGCGCAGCTCGGCCGGGGACTCGGCGCTGGTGGGACGGCTGTCCACGCTGGTGGCGCGGGCCCGGGCCGCGGTGACCGGCGCGCACGCCCCGCTGCGGCGCGAATTCGTTCGGTTCTGGACGGTGTCCTTCCCGGTGGTGGCCTACCGCGCCCGGTACTGGTGGCTGGGCACGACGGCGGCGTTCTTCGCGGTGGCGATCCTGATCGCGGTGTGGGTCTCGCACAATCCTGACGTGCAGGCCGCCATCGGCACCCCCGCCGAGATCGCCCAGATCGTCGACCACGACTTCGAGAGCTACTACTCCGACCATCCGGCCGGGCTGTTCGCGCTGCAGGTGTGGACGAACAACGCCTGGCTGGCGGTGATCTGCGTGGCGTTCTCGGTGCTGCTGGGCCTGCCGATTCCCTACGTGTTGTTCCTCAACGCGGCGAACCTCGGGGTGATGGCCGGGCTGATGGCCGGGGCGGGCAAGACGTCGTTCATGCTCGGGTTGCTGATTCCGCACGGTCTGCTGGAACTGTCGGCGGTGTTCCTGGCCGCCGCGGTCGGGATGCGGTTGGGCTGGTCGGTGATCGCCCCCGGCGACCGGCCGCGCGTTCAGGTGCTCGCCGAGCAGGGCCGCGCGGTGGTGGCGGTGGCCGCCGGGCTGGTGGTGATGCTGTTCATCTCCGGCCTGCTGGAGGCGCTGGTCACCCCGTCGCCGTTGCCGACGGCGATGCGCATCGCGATCGGCGTCGCCGCGGAGGCGTTGTTCATCGGCTACATCTGGCATTTCGGCCGGCGGGCCGAGCGGGCCGGGGACAGCGG contains:
- a CDS encoding stage II sporulation protein M, with product MDVDAFVLAHRDTWDRLEDLIRRRRRLTGAEADELVDLYQRVSTHLSMVRSSAGDSALVGRLSTLVARARAAVTGAHAPLRREFVRFWTVSFPVVAYRARYWWLGTTAAFFAVAILIAVWVSHNPDVQAAIGTPAEIAQIVDHDFESYYSDHPAGLFALQVWTNNAWLAVICVAFSVLLGLPIPYVLFLNAANLGVMAGLMAGAGKTSFMLGLLIPHGLLELSAVFLAAAVGMRLGWSVIAPGDRPRVQVLAEQGRAVVAVAAGLVVMLFISGLLEALVTPSPLPTAMRIAIGVAAEALFIGYIWHFGRRAERAGDSGDLADAPDVVPTG
- a CDS encoding cation:proton antiporter, which gives rise to MAGFDFGTLALVAFIGLAGPLLAAPKRLRIPVVVGELAVGLAVGRTGLGILDPADPTFALLADVGFALVMFVVGTHIPIRDGTLRSSLPGAAARAVLVGAVATALAVVITAAFGTGHTPLFAVLIASSSAALALPMIDNIAGRGPAVLSVTAQIAIADTASIVLLPLVIDPPRAGRAALGALVIGACAVLLYYLLRHLAHNGRRKRLHRYSERRRLALELRISLILLFALAALAVSTHVSVMLAGFALGLVLSAVGQPRRLGRQLFGITEGFFGPLFFVWLGASLQVRELGADPRLILLGLALGGAAVLAHLVGALTRQPAALAVLSSAQLGVPVAAAALGTETGLLAPGEPSALILGALVTVVATAVAAAALERARPADQSGGVNPPGSG
- a CDS encoding RDD family protein, coding for MSAPPTGSIVTGDAVVLDVQIAQLPVRAVSALIDIVVMGLGLILGTLLWALTLSRLDPAFSAAVLIIFTALVIVGYPVIFETATRGRSLGKLAMGLRVVSDDGSPERFRQALFRGLASIVEIWSLTGSPAVITSLLSAKGKRLGDIFAGTMVISERGPKLSPPPPMPPQLAGWASSLQLSGLGPEQAEMARQFLSRAPSLQPWVREDMANRIAAEVAARISPPPPPGTPPQYLLAAVLAERHRRELARLRVTPVGPVPTAGHPGQAWPPAPMPAPMPPAPMPAPMPPAPAPQWQRPASARPAQPDPGGFTPPD